The region TTCGGCATGTCTTCATACATGGCCTACCTGCATGGCGCAAATATTGCCTAGATTCCTCGACGCTACGGTCATCGATACCGAACAATTGATGGATGACAGTAATTACCGCGGTACGCACGGTGGCTGCTTCGCCACGACTCTTGGCTCGGTTCTCCACGAATTAGGACACACTTTTGATCTCGGACATACTCATGAAGGCATAATGGGCCGCGGATTCGATTACGTCGATCGTGTCTTTGTTGGAGCGGCTGGGATCGATTTCAATCGCAACCCCGTTTTACGAAGAGATCCTCAACACACAACGATCGCACTGAGTAGACCGCTCAGCGTGACAGTCACGATACAAGAACCATACGCTATGTTAGGGAGTCCTCGAAGAAATCGCTTACTTTCCGAATCGTCCCGTCCTTCGTCTTCTCAAAACCCTTCCCAATTACTTGGCAGGCTATCCGCACCCGCTAGTCCTGAATTAAACAGATCCTTTTCCAAGAGTCTGATGCAACCTGCATCGGAACAAACCCCTTCCAATTTGCAAACTGATCGTACATTTTGGTCACCATCCTGCGCAGCGTTTCTTGCTTATCATCGATGGTTCAACAACGAAATGGACAACGTTTTCAACCGACCTTTCCACGACATCGAGTACGATGGGAAAAGGTATAATAAAATGTTTCTCTTCCAATTTTGATTCACTGACGCATATACGCCCAATACACGTACACAAAACTTGCACATACACTCACTTACTCAGCCTCTTCCGTTGTTGCTATTATAGTTTTAAAACGGTTAttgtttatatatgtatgtatatacgtttctttttttttttttatcatagaAACGTCGTAAGATCACGCTTCGGAGTACGAGTAATAGAGCTCAGAAAAACATCTGGTGGAATGGTAGTTGGTTCTAAACAGTTTCCAGGCTCTCGACCACCTCTGGAGGCGTTAGTTCCACCAGCTCCACCTCATTGTCTTACCGCACTGACTCTCGTCGCTGAAGATTCGACTGGCAATGTTCTCAAATATCCACTTCCAACGGCGTTTTAAACTTTCCAAGGTTATTGTCATTTTGCCACGATTTTATATCTTGAAAGCGGGAATATAGCCAATGTCGAACGATAAAAATCGACGCCGATGAATCAACGTCCTATGTTTTTATAATCTTCGCATAGCGAGTAAGcacgattaatattaataataatgctTCGTCGCTAATGCTAATTCGAACGAAAATAACTTCAAGCTCAATATGTATTTGCttactaattaattattgatattTCCTACGAGCTTGTTTCTCTAATGCGCTATATTTGAAGAGAAATTTTTCCCAGTTTTATCGGTTTTTGTGAAAACTGTAACAGTAAAGCTTTCCGTATTGGACTCGAAAAACCTTATTGCCCTGTGTACGctatttataacaaaataaaatcaTAGAGAGACACAAAGAgaaagatagatagatagatagatagatagatagatagatagatagagaaagagaacgtgtgtgcgtgcatgtatttAAACATGGAAGGAGAAAATGAGAATTTCATACGTCATACAATGTTATTAACTACATACTTCATTTCATTAAATTCTAACATATTTTGTAAATACTATAGAGTTTTGTAGCAACTATTGATACATTGTATTTGAtaaagaaatacatatattgtGCATTGACATTTCTATGTACGAATGTGTGAACGAATGTATACAATAACACTACAGAAGGAACGAATGCTATAAAACCAGAATCTCTATTTCTTATTGCCGAAAATACGATAAAATTGTGAAATTGCCACGTATAGGTATGTATAGTTTAATAACTACGAATTTAGTTTGATATATTTACAATCAAGAAATAACATTAATATCCGACATATTCTACAAACATTGGGTTACTTACATGATAGTAACTAGGATGCCTTATGGACGATAATAATTTGTAGACATAGCTAATATGAAATTGCGAAACGACTAATAAacttgtgaaaataattttgaaaaaaataattcaaaagtgtccgtaaaaccaatccagttaacgatgtaataaaatatatattacacgACCATGCCACGTaatcgtttaattaaattttatcagAATATTCATCAGTTTTTTCAGTTTGTTACAGATAACTCTAGGATAAAATTGCTATTGCAGCTTATATATTGCAGCTAACAGCTATAATCCTAAGTATTTACTTATCATAAACCGATCGATAATATATTGAAAAAGACTGCAAGaacattattaatatttcttaaaaacttttaaaaataaacaCTTTCGTTATACGTTTCTTGTAGTTATAACTGAAATTACGTTATCCTAATACAGAATTATGTTGTCGCCTTCGTCGAGTGCAAACGATAACGAGGATGTCTTTACTTATCAAATAGAAGTTTTATTTCCAAATATCACAGAAGACAAAATAAGAACCGTTGAATTCTTAGATGCAGCTCGAGGTCTTGTGCGAATTATTGGTACGCATTTGATATCCAGTAAATATCACATAACCTACACAAAAACGAAATCTATAAAGACGAACACGAATGTTTCAGAAAAACTTGGCAAAGTGTTTGCTCCAGTTAAATATGATATCCAGGGCAACATTGATGTAAGTATATACCTTAAAATGCGATCATTCACAAGGATAATCATATATATACCTAAAAATAATTCTAGAAACTCACGTCCCGGCATGCAAAGGATAAAGAAAAAAACGCGATTCTACAAAATATGATTCTAATTGAAAAAAATACTGAAACTAAATTAATCGCTACAGATGCTCTAACGTGGTTAACCAGGTGCGTGTAGCATTTTTTCTTATGCATTTCTATTCTTTCCACTTTCTTATTTGGTTTCTGCTTAATTCGATTCGTGTGTATTAATACTTCTCCATCACTTATTCTGTTCATTAGTTAAATCGAAACTCCAATCTATAAATTACAGAGCTTTGCATATGATTCTGTTATTTTTCGAACAAATTGTCGAGGACTCGAAAACGGCAACACCAACAGAGGATTTAGTAGCATTTTTAAAAAAAGCTTATAAAGAAGCTCTACAGCCATATCACGGTTGGATGGCGCAACAACTTTTTGACGTAAGTCAGTATTTACTAAAAACGTATTCGCATACATGCGAAAAATTGTTCTTCTTTTCTTGTATTATACGAAATGCATATGTACATTCTTAATTATACTATTTAATTACATTTCCAATCAATTGATGTCAAAGCATAAAAACATTCATATAATACACGTGTTGAGTTTGACGAAATATgagtttatatttttcaaataaattaatactttccacaatttttctatttatttacatACTATTATTTACTATAATTTTCGACTTTTTGTTAACAGCTTCTTTCGCTCATGGTTCCTACACGTTCGCAACTTTTACAAACATTTACTAATGAACAAACTACCGAGATTAGCATCATTATAAAGAgcatagaaatttatttaatgcGTTTACGAGAAAACGTATTAGCGATACAGTTATTTTATAAAACTAATAACCTCTGAGATAAGACATTTTATTAGTCTGAGAATTGTGTTCATTAGGTATTGTGTTAATTGAGAATATTTGTTAAAGGAAAGATCTGCAATATTTTGcggtattttaatataatatactaGTATACTA is a window of Bombus affinis isolate iyBomAffi1 chromosome 12, iyBomAffi1.2, whole genome shotgun sequence DNA encoding:
- the LOC126922393 gene encoding glycolipid transfer protein, with amino-acid sequence MLSPSSSANDNEDVFTYQIEVLFPNITEDKIRTVEFLDAARGLVRIIEKLGKVFAPVKYDIQGNIDKLTSRHAKDKEKNAILQNMILIEKNTETKLIATDALTWLTRALHMILLFFEQIVEDSKTATPTEDLVAFLKKAYKEALQPYHGWMAQQLFDLLSLMVPTRSQLLQTFTNEQTTEISIIIKSIEIYLMRLRENVLAIQLFYKTNNL